The following are from one region of the Stanieria sp. NIES-3757 genome:
- a CDS encoding Pentapeptide repeat protein, whose protein sequence is MDANEVLRQYAAGERNFRQADWRGINLANANLSDVDLSGAHLSNADLSNSNLSNANLNWAGLKGANFSGANLKGAKMPDGRTHNDQIKSANYFFS, encoded by the coding sequence ATGGATGCCAATGAAGTTTTAAGACAATATGCAGCCGGAGAAAGAAATTTTAGACAGGCAGACTGGAGAGGGATAAATCTAGCTAACGCAAATTTGAGTGATGTAGATTTGAGTGGAGCCCATTTGAGCAACGCAGACTTGAGCAACTCCAATTTAAGCAATGCTAATCTAAACTGGGCAGGACTCAAAGGAGCAAATTTCAGTGGTGCTAATCTGAAAGGAGCAAAAATGCCTGATGGAAGAACGCACAACGACCAGATAAAATCTGCCAATTATTTTTTTAGCTAG
- a CDS encoding calcium-transporting ATPase codes for MNNWYKLESIEVLEKLNTNPTCGLGQSEAKKRLEEYGFNELTQQPGENIWQILWKQLTAIMVVVLIVAAVISLILGDYIDAIAIMTIVVFNAALGVKQEYQAGQAIASLKKLAVSTVKVRRNEKVQEISARQLVPGDIVLLETGNLVSADYRLLESFNLRIEEASLTGESEPANKQAEVMGQADLPIGALPKADLPLADRSNMAYMGTTITYGRGLGVVTETGNKTELGQIATAIQTVKPKPTPLEQRLDKLGVKLAIITLCLVAIIFVLGLLRGEELAFMFLAAVSLAVAAVPEGLPAVVTITLALGAQQMFRQHALIRKLPAVETLGSVTVICSDKTGTLTENRMTVTLLSVAGHRVDLTTRSPKGSALDTYEDPLPLLKEEPTLALLLIGGLLCNDAILESDPNRPHQFHAVGDPTEGALVVVASRWGLKKTILEKPFPRIAEIPFDAERKRMTTVHSLPDSSLSLGEALESLDFAALNLKNFSHIAFTKGAVVSLLAVCDRVWVNDKIEPLNETWHRKIIADNDHLAQDGIRVLGVAFRPLTEVSNNLEVETLEKTLIFIGIVGMIDPIRPEVKNAVQTCLTAGIRPVMITGDHPLTAQHIAEELGIETNHQLLTGQELENLSPAELEKQVDRVSVYARVSPQHKLNIVKALQKRGEIVAMTGDGVNDAPALKQADIGVAMGITGTDVAKEASDMVLLDDNFATIIAAVKEGRVIYDNIRKFIKYTLTGNAGELWVILLAPFLGMPLPLIPLQILWINLLADGLLALALSVEPPERQIMQRRPHHPNESIFSRGVGRDIAWVGILLGMILLTVAYWYWSHEQASWQTMVFTTLALSRMGLAETIRSERDSLFRIGLLSNKPLLGAVALTFGLQMLVIYVPFLQTVFQTTALSAIELAIAAGLSAIVFWAMELHKWLIRHR; via the coding sequence ATGAATAACTGGTACAAATTAGAATCAATAGAAGTATTAGAAAAACTGAACACAAATCCCACTTGCGGTTTGGGTCAATCAGAGGCTAAAAAACGCTTAGAAGAATATGGTTTTAATGAGTTGACACAGCAGCCAGGGGAAAATATCTGGCAAATCTTGTGGAAACAACTTACCGCCATCATGGTTGTAGTTTTGATCGTCGCTGCGGTAATCTCCCTAATATTAGGTGACTATATTGATGCGATCGCTATTATGACCATTGTCGTCTTCAATGCAGCACTAGGAGTCAAACAGGAATATCAAGCAGGACAAGCGATCGCATCCCTGAAAAAATTAGCCGTATCCACCGTTAAAGTACGCCGTAACGAAAAGGTACAGGAAATCTCTGCCCGTCAACTTGTCCCTGGTGATATCGTGTTACTGGAAACGGGCAACTTAGTATCCGCCGACTACCGTTTACTAGAGAGTTTTAACCTTCGGATTGAAGAAGCTTCCCTTACTGGAGAATCCGAACCTGCTAACAAACAGGCTGAAGTGATGGGACAAGCTGATTTGCCTATTGGCGCGCTGCCAAAGGCAGATCTGCCTTTGGCGGATCGCTCAAATATGGCTTACATGGGAACAACTATTACCTACGGGCGTGGTTTAGGGGTAGTAACCGAAACAGGTAATAAAACTGAATTAGGACAGATTGCGACCGCCATCCAAACCGTAAAACCCAAGCCCACCCCCCTTGAGCAACGCTTAGACAAGTTAGGTGTAAAATTAGCTATTATTACCCTGTGTCTCGTTGCCATTATCTTCGTACTAGGATTATTACGAGGCGAGGAGTTAGCCTTCATGTTCCTAGCTGCTGTCAGTTTAGCTGTAGCAGCCGTCCCCGAAGGATTACCCGCAGTGGTAACAATAACTCTGGCATTGGGCGCACAACAGATGTTCCGACAACACGCCCTAATCCGCAAATTACCCGCCGTTGAGACATTAGGCTCAGTAACAGTAATTTGCTCTGATAAAACAGGGACATTAACAGAAAATCGGATGACTGTAACATTGCTTTCCGTTGCAGGTCATCGGGTGGACTTGACAACCAGAAGCCCTAAAGGTTCGGCTTTAGACACCTACGAAGATCCCTTACCTTTGTTAAAAGAAGAACCTACCCTAGCATTATTACTCATAGGTGGATTACTCTGTAATGATGCCATCTTGGAATCCGATCCTAATCGTCCTCATCAATTCCATGCTGTCGGGGATCCCACCGAAGGGGCTTTAGTGGTGGTTGCTTCCCGTTGGGGTTTAAAAAAGACGATTTTAGAGAAACCATTCCCCCGTATTGCAGAGATTCCCTTCGATGCCGAACGTAAACGGATGACTACGGTACATAGTCTCCCAGATAGCTCTCTTTCTCTGGGTGAAGCCTTAGAGTCTCTGGATTTTGCAGCTTTGAATTTAAAAAACTTCTCTCACATTGCTTTTACCAAAGGTGCAGTTGTGAGTTTACTGGCAGTGTGCGATCGCGTGTGGGTCAATGACAAAATCGAACCCCTCAATGAGACTTGGCATCGCAAGATCATAGCGGATAATGATCACTTAGCACAAGATGGAATCAGGGTACTAGGTGTTGCTTTTCGACCCTTAACGGAGGTATCTAATAATTTAGAAGTCGAAACCCTCGAAAAAACCCTAATTTTTATCGGTATTGTCGGCATGATTGACCCTATTCGTCCAGAAGTCAAGAATGCAGTGCAGACTTGTTTAACAGCAGGAATTCGTCCAGTGATGATTACGGGAGATCATCCCCTCACAGCCCAACATATTGCCGAAGAATTAGGAATTGAGACGAATCATCAGCTATTAACAGGACAAGAGCTAGAAAACTTGTCCCCAGCAGAATTAGAAAAACAGGTCGATCGAGTATCTGTTTATGCCAGAGTTTCACCACAACATAAGTTAAATATCGTCAAAGCATTACAAAAACGGGGTGAAATCGTGGCAATGACGGGGGATGGAGTCAATGACGCTCCTGCCCTCAAACAAGCTGATATTGGGGTCGCAATGGGCATTACTGGCACCGATGTCGCCAAAGAAGCTTCAGATATGGTGTTACTTGATGATAATTTTGCCACGATTATCGCAGCCGTTAAGGAAGGACGGGTGATTTACGACAATATTCGCAAATTTATCAAATATACCTTAACTGGAAATGCGGGCGAACTGTGGGTTATATTACTTGCACCTTTCTTGGGGATGCCATTACCCTTGATTCCTCTGCAAATTCTCTGGATTAATCTCTTAGCTGATGGTTTATTGGCACTAGCGTTAAGTGTAGAGCCACCAGAACGACAAATCATGCAACGCCGTCCCCATCATCCCAATGAGAGTATTTTTAGTCGGGGAGTAGGTCGAGATATTGCTTGGGTGGGAATATTGCTCGGTATGATATTACTGACTGTGGCTTACTGGTATTGGTCCCATGAGCAAGCAAGTTGGCAAACAATGGTATTTACAACTCTTGCTCTATCACGCATGGGATTAGCTGAAACCATACGCTCGGAGCGAGATTCTCTGTTTCGGATTGGACTGTTATCCAACAAACCTCTCTTGGGTGCAGTGGCACTGACTTTTGGCTTACAAATGTTAGTAATCTATGTTCCTTTTTTGCAAACCGTCTTTCAAACAACAGCCTTATCTGCAATTGAACTTGCGATCGCAGCAGGCTTAAGCGCGATTGTCTTTTGGGCGATGGAGCTACATAAGTGGCTGATTCGACATAGATAA
- a CDS encoding Orange carotenoid protein codes for MPYTIDSARTIFPDTQVADAVPATIESFNQLSAEDQLALLWFAYTEMGVTITPAAMSAVNMVFAEKTLTQIKQMPPAEQTQVMCDLVNHTDTPICRTYSSFGTNVKLGFWYQLSEWMKQEIVAPIPADYQLSGTASNVLKAIRQLEGGQQLTVLQDIVAKMGYAPTEGIPQVKEPVVRPQALAPRKKVTIKGIDNSTVLSYMENMNAFDFEAAVALFTEDGALQPPFEKPIVGQKNILAYMRDDCYGLKLMPEQGVSEPGSGEFTQIKVTGKVQTPWFGGNVFINVAWRFLLNPKGQIFFVAIDVLASAQELLKLGIVQ; via the coding sequence ATGCCATATACCATTGACTCAGCTCGAACCATTTTCCCTGACACTCAAGTAGCTGATGCGGTTCCAGCTACAATTGAATCATTCAATCAACTTAGTGCTGAAGATCAGTTGGCTTTACTTTGGTTTGCTTATACCGAGATGGGAGTTACCATTACTCCCGCAGCTATGTCAGCAGTCAACATGGTCTTCGCAGAAAAAACTCTGACTCAAATCAAACAGATGCCTCCTGCTGAACAAACGCAAGTTATGTGCGATTTGGTTAACCATACTGACACTCCCATCTGCCGTACCTATTCGTCTTTCGGCACGAATGTCAAATTGGGCTTCTGGTATCAGTTAAGCGAGTGGATGAAACAGGAAATTGTTGCTCCTATTCCGGCAGACTATCAACTATCTGGTACTGCATCAAATGTGCTAAAAGCGATCAGGCAACTGGAAGGGGGTCAGCAACTTACCGTCTTACAAGATATTGTCGCCAAGATGGGGTATGCTCCTACTGAAGGGATTCCACAAGTCAAAGAACCTGTGGTTCGACCTCAAGCTCTCGCACCCCGAAAAAAGGTCACAATTAAAGGCATCGACAACTCTACAGTCCTGAGCTACATGGAGAATATGAACGCCTTTGACTTTGAGGCAGCAGTAGCTTTATTTACGGAAGACGGTGCCCTGCAACCTCCTTTCGAGAAACCGATTGTGGGTCAAAAGAATATCCTTGCTTATATGCGGGATGACTGCTACGGACTCAAGCTGATGCCTGAACAAGGTGTATCTGAACCAGGATCGGGAGAGTTCACCCAGATTAAAGTGACTGGGAAAGTGCAAACTCCCTGGTTTGGAGGTAATGTTTTTATTAACGTTGCCTGGAGGTTTTTGCTCAATCCTAAAGGTCAGATCTTCTTTGTCGCAATTGATGTCCTGGCATCTGCCCAGGAACTGCTGAAGTTGGGTATTGTCCAATGA
- a CDS encoding Allophycocyanin alpha chain 2, producing the protein MSIITKMIVNADAEVRYLTPGELEQISIFVSSSDRRLRLVKAIADRRDYIVKQAANQLFQSRPYLVSAGGNAYGKEMTATCLRDMDYYLRLVSYSIAAGDGAPIQDIGIIGVCQMYKSLGTPIESVAESVRAMKKIAISILSGEDASEVGTYFDYLINALQ; encoded by the coding sequence ATGAGTATTATTACAAAAATGATTGTCAACGCAGATGCTGAAGTTCGCTATCTTACCCCTGGCGAACTAGAGCAGATTAGTATCTTTGTTAGCAGCAGCGATCGCCGTTTAAGGCTGGTGAAAGCTATAGCAGATAGACGTGATTACATTGTTAAACAAGCTGCCAACCAACTTTTTCAAAGCCGTCCATACCTTGTTTCCGCTGGTGGCAATGCCTACGGCAAAGAGATGACTGCCACCTGCCTTCGAGATATGGATTATTATCTGCGCTTGGTTTCCTACAGTATTGCTGCTGGAGATGGTGCGCCAATTCAAGATATTGGAATCATCGGTGTTTGCCAAATGTACAAATCCCTTGGCACTCCAATTGAATCCGTTGCCGAAAGTGTCCGTGCCATGAAGAAGATCGCCATCTCAATTTTGTCTGGAGAAGATGCTAGCGAAGTTGGTACTTACTTCGATTACCTAATTAATGCTCTTCAATAG
- a CDS encoding Beta-Ig-H3/fasciclin, which translates to MTDIVDTAINAGSFNTLVAAVKAAGLVETLKGKGPFTLFAPNDEAFAKLPEGTVDGLLKDIPQLKKILTYHVVSGKVMAADVTKMKSAKTVEGSNVKIDAAKGVKINNATVSTADVAADNGVIHIIDTVLMPA; encoded by the coding sequence ATGACTGATATTGTAGATACCGCAATTAATGCTGGTTCTTTTAACACTCTAGTTGCTGCGGTTAAGGCTGCTGGTTTAGTAGAAACTCTTAAAGGCAAAGGTCCGTTTACCCTTTTTGCACCAAACGATGAGGCGTTTGCCAAACTTCCTGAAGGTACAGTAGACGGATTACTTAAGGATATTCCCCAACTCAAAAAAATCTTAACTTATCATGTTGTTTCAGGCAAGGTCATGGCTGCTGACGTGACTAAGATGAAATCAGCTAAAACAGTTGAAGGTTCAAATGTGAAAATTGACGCTGCTAAGGGTGTCAAGATCAATAATGCCACCGTCTCAACAGCGGATGTTGCTGCTGATAACGGTGTTATCCACATCATTGACACAGTGTTGATGCCCGCGTAA
- a CDS encoding RNP-1 like RNA-binding protein: MSIYVGNLSYEVNQEDLNEVFTEYGTVKRVHVPTDRDTGRVRGFAFVEMESEADEDKAITALDGAEWMDRELKVNKARPREDRNSFGGGGRRNNRF; encoded by the coding sequence ATGTCAATTTATGTAGGCAATTTATCTTACGAAGTTAATCAAGAGGACTTGAATGAAGTCTTTACCGAGTATGGAACTGTTAAAAGGGTTCATGTTCCCACAGATCGGGATACAGGTCGCGTGAGAGGATTTGCTTTTGTCGAAATGGAATCAGAAGCAGATGAAGATAAAGCTATTACAGCTTTAGACGGAGCCGAATGGATGGATCGCGAGCTAAAAGTCAATAAAGCTAGACCTCGTGAAGACAGAAATTCATTTGGTGGTGGTGGTCGTCGCAACAACCGCTTCTAA
- a CDS encoding pentapeptide repeat protein, translating into MDAQEILKRYAAGQRDFSRVSLIQVCLTDANLVGAHLTGAELIKANLKGTNLTKAHLNQAKLNQSNLADAEMVQACLIDAEMIDSDLSGADLREADLSGADLQGANLGGADLRGANLRGTNLEGADLRGADLTGVDLKKTRLNRADLKGAYLD; encoded by the coding sequence ATGGATGCTCAGGAAATTTTAAAACGATACGCAGCAGGACAAAGAGATTTTAGTCGAGTCAGTCTCATTCAAGTATGTCTAACTGATGCCAATTTAGTTGGAGCGCATTTAACTGGAGCAGAGCTAATTAAAGCAAATCTCAAAGGGACAAATCTAACTAAAGCACATCTGAATCAAGCAAAGCTGAATCAATCAAATCTAGCCGATGCGGAAATGGTTCAAGCCTGCCTAATTGATGCTGAAATGATCGATTCTGATTTAAGTGGAGCCGATTTGAGAGAAGCTGACTTGAGTGGAGCAGATTTACAAGGAGCTAATTTAGGAGGAGCAGATTTACGAGGAGCAAATTTACGAGGGACTAATTTAGAAGGAGCCGATTTACGAGGGGCTGATTTAACAGGAGTCGATCTCAAAAAAACTAGATTAAATAGAGCCGACTTAAAGGGAGCTTATCTAGATTAG
- a CDS encoding pentapeptide repeat protein translates to MPNLLNRFSQKLAYPKTGKSQDDAVVYPRYSMMSQHTCPCCSYLLLRHLRLGGLYWRCSHCYQEMPAF, encoded by the coding sequence ATGCCCAATTTATTAAATCGGTTTTCTCAAAAATTAGCTTATCCCAAAACTGGGAAGAGCCAAGACGATGCAGTTGTATATCCCAGATACTCTATGATGAGTCAGCATACTTGCCCTTGCTGTTCCTATCTCTTACTCCGTCATCTACGTTTAGGAGGTCTTTATTGGCGCTGTAGTCACTGCTACCAAGAAATGCCAGCTTTCTAG
- a CDS encoding 2-methylcitrate synthase/citrate synthase II yields MTTTFFCEYKPGLEGIPAAKSSISHVDGQKGILEYRGINIEKLTNQGSFLETAYLLIWDKLPTKEQLKEFETNILYHRRIKYRIRDMMKCFPETGHPMDALQTSAAALGLFYSRRALDDPEYIRKAVVRLLAKIPTMVAAFHQMRKGNDPIQPNDELDYAANFLYMLTERKPHPLAARIFDVCLTLHAEHTINASTFSAMVTASTLTDPYAVVASAVGTLAGPLHGGANEEVLLMLEEIGSVENVRPYVEKCIANKQKIMGFGHRVYKVKDPRATILQDLVKQLFGETGQDPYYDIAVELERVVTENFGQKGIYPNVDFYSGLVYRKLGIPDDLFTPIFAIARVAGWLAHWKEQLAVNRIFRPTQVYTGVHNAPYIPIEER; encoded by the coding sequence ATGACAACTACATTTTTTTGTGAATATAAACCAGGGTTAGAAGGAATACCTGCTGCCAAGTCTAGCATTAGTCATGTTGATGGGCAAAAAGGTATTTTAGAGTACCGTGGTATTAATATTGAAAAATTAACCAATCAAGGAAGTTTCTTAGAAACAGCTTACTTGCTAATTTGGGATAAATTACCTACCAAAGAACAACTCAAAGAATTTGAAACAAACATCCTTTATCATCGACGCATCAAATATCGGATTCGGGATATGATGAAATGCTTTCCCGAAACTGGACACCCGATGGATGCACTACAAACTTCGGCAGCAGCTTTAGGACTATTTTATTCCCGTCGCGCTTTGGATGACCCTGAATATATTAGAAAAGCGGTAGTTCGTTTACTGGCGAAAATTCCGACTATGGTAGCAGCGTTTCATCAAATGCGGAAAGGAAACGATCCCATTCAACCTAATGACGAGTTAGATTATGCTGCTAATTTTTTGTATATGTTGACAGAAAGAAAACCTCATCCTCTAGCAGCAAGAATTTTTGATGTCTGTTTAACTCTTCATGCCGAACATACTATTAATGCTTCGACATTTTCGGCAATGGTAACTGCTTCGACGCTTACCGATCCTTATGCGGTAGTAGCATCAGCAGTAGGAACTTTGGCAGGTCCTCTTCACGGTGGCGCAAACGAAGAAGTATTATTAATGCTGGAAGAAATTGGTTCAGTCGAAAATGTCCGTCCTTACGTTGAAAAATGTATTGCTAACAAGCAAAAAATTATGGGTTTTGGACACAGAGTTTATAAAGTAAAAGACCCTCGTGCTACGATTTTGCAAGATCTAGTTAAACAATTATTTGGGGAAACTGGTCAAGATCCTTATTATGATATTGCCGTAGAACTAGAAAGAGTAGTTACAGAAAATTTTGGTCAAAAAGGAATTTATCCTAATGTAGATTTTTACTCGGGTTTAGTATATCGCAAACTAGGTATTCCTGATGATTTGTTTACGCCAATTTTTGCGATCGCTCGTGTGGCTGGTTGGTTGGCACATTGGAAGGAACAATTAGCAGTTAACCGTATTTTCCGTCCCACTCAAGTTTATACTGGCGTTCACAATGCTCCTTATATTCCTATCGAAGAACGTTAA